The proteins below come from a single Azospirillum sp. B510 genomic window:
- a CDS encoding alpha/beta hydrolase — MTADRTIFLQGAGIGRHRPGVLLIHGLGGTPVELKTLGRRLQDAGLTVLCCQLAGHCGTAEELTATGWRDWYASVEAGLNRLETVCDSVSVGGLSMGALLAARLAWAEPQRVRSLVMLAPTLWYDGWAIPFYSFLLKFVIHLPFGRRYSFVERDPYGVKDPRIRALVLRAMQSGDASGAGLLSTPATAIREIWRLTAELRPLLPDVRQPTLLVHAREDDTAGLSNAFHLQARLGGRVEALILEDSYHLVTVDRQRDLVARRVAEFLATLAAGPDASVQPLRSEGAAP; from the coding sequence ATGACGGCGGATCGGACGATTTTTCTGCAAGGGGCGGGCATCGGCCGCCATCGGCCCGGCGTTCTGCTGATCCATGGGCTGGGCGGCACGCCGGTGGAGCTGAAGACACTGGGCCGCCGGTTGCAGGATGCCGGGCTCACCGTGCTGTGCTGCCAGCTCGCCGGCCATTGCGGCACGGCGGAGGAGCTGACGGCGACCGGCTGGCGTGACTGGTACGCCAGCGTGGAGGCCGGTTTGAACCGGCTGGAGACGGTTTGCGATTCCGTTTCGGTCGGCGGGCTGTCGATGGGGGCGTTGCTCGCCGCCCGCCTCGCCTGGGCGGAGCCGCAGCGGGTGCGCAGCCTGGTCATGCTGGCGCCGACGCTGTGGTATGACGGCTGGGCGATCCCCTTCTACAGCTTCCTGCTGAAATTCGTGATCCACCTGCCGTTCGGGCGGCGCTATTCCTTCGTGGAGCGCGATCCCTACGGCGTGAAGGATCCGCGCATCCGGGCGCTGGTGCTGCGCGCGATGCAGAGCGGCGACGCGAGCGGTGCCGGACTGCTCTCCACCCCCGCCACCGCCATCCGCGAGATCTGGCGGCTGACGGCGGAGTTGCGCCCGCTGCTGCCCGATGTCCGCCAGCCGACCCTGCTGGTCCATGCGCGGGAGGACGACACGGCGGGCCTGTCCAACGCCTTCCATCTCCAGGCGCGGCTCGGCGGACGGGTCGAGGCGCTGATCCTGGAGGATTCCTACCATCTGGTGACCGTCGACCGTCAGCGCGACCTCGTCGCCCGCCGAGTCGCCGAATTTCTCGCGACGCTCGCCGCCGGCCCCGACGCGTCCGTCCAGCCGCTCCGCTCCGAGGGCGCCGCCCCATGA
- a CDS encoding arginase family protein: MPDHTPSSAGRRVRSLLIDLDGSLPGQPAMRRRLATGSMRLVDARDLASRLRIVAGRRALSSLRDRIAREFPLADGPPPLIFYGSGDFHHLAALFIEALSGPLLVLHIDNHPDWTSWPASWNCGGWVNRALEFPSVHHVVTVGPASDDFVRPQLSFANLQAIRDGRLEVHPWRAEPSRLWGRPVEGPGCSTRDGRIVWQGLEGWPWEGVVEAFDRRLPALPFWVSFDKDALAPAEAVTNWDQGGLTLDAVLALVRRLAGRRRLLGMDVCGDYSRPVFSDPFRALLSATDRPRVPTPDPGTAQAVNDDTNMRIMQAADGMAATGLWGS, encoded by the coding sequence GTCCGTTCCCTGCTGATCGATCTGGACGGATCGCTTCCCGGCCAGCCGGCCATGCGCCGGCGTCTGGCGACGGGATCGATGCGGCTGGTCGATGCGCGCGATCTGGCGTCCCGGCTGCGCATCGTCGCCGGCCGGAGGGCGCTGTCCAGCCTGCGCGATCGGATCGCGCGGGAGTTTCCACTGGCCGACGGCCCACCGCCGCTGATCTTCTACGGGTCGGGCGACTTCCATCATCTTGCCGCCCTGTTCATCGAGGCGTTGTCCGGCCCGCTTCTGGTGCTGCACATCGACAATCACCCGGATTGGACCAGCTGGCCGGCGAGCTGGAATTGCGGCGGCTGGGTCAACCGGGCCTTGGAGTTCCCGTCGGTCCATCATGTCGTGACCGTCGGCCCGGCCAGCGACGATTTCGTTCGTCCGCAACTGTCCTTCGCCAATCTGCAGGCGATCCGCGACGGCAGGCTGGAGGTGCATCCCTGGCGCGCCGAGCCGAGCCGCCTGTGGGGGCGGCCGGTGGAGGGACCGGGCTGTTCCACCCGTGACGGCCGCATCGTCTGGCAAGGTCTGGAGGGATGGCCCTGGGAGGGGGTGGTCGAGGCGTTCGATCGACGGCTGCCGGCGCTGCCCTTCTGGGTGTCGTTCGACAAGGACGCGCTGGCGCCGGCCGAGGCGGTGACCAATTGGGATCAGGGCGGCCTGACGCTGGACGCGGTGCTGGCGCTGGTGCGGCGGCTGGCCGGGCGGCGCCGGCTTCTGGGCATGGACGTCTGCGGTGATTATTCCCGCCCGGTCTTCTCCGATCCGTTCCGTGCCCTGCTGTCGGCGACGGACCGGCCACGGGTGCCGACGCCCGATCCGGGAACGGCGCAGGCCGTCAACGACGACACGAACATGCGGATCATGCAGGCCGCCGACGGAATGGCGGCGACGGGGCTTTGGGGATCATGA